Part of the Lotus japonicus ecotype B-129 chromosome 6, LjGifu_v1.2 genome, ttaatctagaaaataatataaaaattggtGTAATAAAGATAATGTGGAAAAATATATCAATATGGATTATTAATTCTATAAAGGAAAAAATGATGTGAATTGCGTGGTGTAGGGTGCAGTGATTTCTGGACTGGTTGTGGTTGTAATGTCATGGTGTGTCCAGATGAGAGGCCCGTTTTTTTGTCTCTGTTTTCAATCCTCTGCCGCTTGTGATTTTAGCCTTCGCTGGTTCTACGATATTGAATGAGAAGCTGTACCTTGGAAGGTACGTGTCTCGAAATTTCTAGTTATTCTCACAATATATAGTACAATACTTCATATTTTGTATTGCTTCATAAATTAGATGTTCACCTACAAATGGAGGGTTGACATTATCCATTTAATTTATTGCTGTGCTTTCAAATTaagatattttttattaatttcagCATCATTGGATCATTGTTGATTGTATGTGGCTTATATGCGGTTATATGGGGTAAAAGCAAAGAGATCATGGATCAGAAGAGACCATTGGTGTCTTCAAATGAATCCAATACAGTCAAAATAGTGTTGAGGTGTACAGGATCAGAAGAGAAAAGTAACAGCAATGGTAGACAAGTGATTAGGGTTGATGAAGATTCATCAGCAGATGGACATGAAGAGCAAAGTGCACATGTCCACAATCAAGGAAAAGAATAAAGTTCTAGCTAGTAATGCCTGAATATTCAACTCTGTTTAGTCTTAATTTATGCCGATAGAGTTAGATAGTACAGTGGAAATATTGGCATCCTTTTCAATCATAAAATGTTAATAAACACCTATATTAGGAAGAGATGGAAAGAAAAAGGAGAGTTAAGTGATAATGTGAAATATTATGTAATAATAAGGAagagttagagagagaaaaatccACAAATCTTATATTTATGgtattataatattatttaactGCATGCACTGATATTTCACAAtatatttagtatattttaggattaaatatatttttagtccCTGTATATAGGGTGAAATCTAAATTGGCCCCTCAAAATTTTGCAACGTTACTAGTCCCTCaagcattttttttaatttgaataagTCCTTGTGATGTTCTCCAGCCTACATGGTAAGCCTGCCTAGTAGGGTTGTCCACATAGACTTTTTGCATCAGTTTTggtcctttcaaaaaaaaagttcgtCAGATTGGGTCCATTCTCCTCCCCTTCTTCTTACTCAAATCCTAGCACCACCTTCCCTGGTTGCGGTCATGACTCCACCACCATGGGGACTTCTTGGGAGTTCCCAAGTTTTCATGAATAAGattgttttcttcttccaaGAAAAAAGAACTTCTTCTCCATTGGGACTCTACTCTCTCAATGTGGTTTCTCCTTTACTAGGTGAAATTGTCTCATTTTCACatttagaaaaggaaaaaaatctgtTCACACCCTAAATTCATCTAAAACAGAGAGAAATTGGAATAGAAGATCGAGAAATGAGTGATGTGTTAGGAAtggaagagagagatatgaagagaaAGTGGGTGAAAAGAGGATGGAAAAGTAAATGGAGTTGGAGTGTGAATgtatcaaaattaaaaataattagtgATTATTAGTCGATACACAATTGTATTCTCTCTTGAGGTTTGAAAATACCTTGGGATGATGCAAATGGCATTGGGCTGCTTTATGAACTTTTATTTAAAATCTTGGAAAAATAAACGGTCTTGATACTTAGACCCTTAGATTGCGACGTCTATGGGACACAGATTTTTGGTGTATCTTAACCCCCCTGTATGTTAAAAAAACCGTTGAAAGTTTTATAGCACATGATCTTGTGGTTCAGAGTTGGGTGTAAATGGTCATCTTTGGTGTTGCGTTTGGAGGTTAATTATAAGGAATGCACTATGTGAATTGAGTGTCTTGTTCAATTAGTGTATTTTGGTGGTGTGGGCTTCTTGGTCATGGGTAGCACTATTGTAGTATTGGTTCAGTTGGATCTTCAGTGAGGGAGACTCACGTTTTTGGTGTCATGCAATTACAGCATGTTTTCTTTTTCAGAATCTTTGTGCCAGTTTGGAGGTTTCAAATATTTGTCCTTGCATTGGTGGATGCTGGAGTTTGGTCGGTGTTTGTGTTCTGTTTGTATTTGGTGGGTGTTCTGCATTTACTTTATACTGCCATGACTACCAGAGGAGGTGTTCTGGAAGTATTCATATCAGCTTGGGTATCTTTGTCCCCATTGAGTAGACTGTTTCTCATCATATTATGAAActtttgtatttaaaaaaaatctagccATATGGTGACTTGAGAAACAAACAAATTAAGTTAGTCCGCATGGCCGGTCCCCTAGACGCCGCAGTGTTTCACCTCATGGTCGCAGCTACAGCAGGTCACCACCTCCTTACCGTGCTCGTGAGGAGGTGCCTTATTCTAATGGAAATGGGCTTAGGGAAAGGCACCGAAGCAGaagttgattttaaatttggtAACTGCAATTAAGAGGACAGTGAGATTTTGTTAATGTAGTGGTGCTTGGACTTGCAGTATGTGTCTGTTTTGTTGGGCAACGCCCTGAGTTTCTACTCTTGTATTTGATTAGATACTTTATTGATGTCTCAGGTaatgtttcttttttctatgCAAGAATGCTTGTAGTCTAGTTGCATGTCCATTAAGGTTGTTGCTACTATTTGTTAGAGATTCTGATCTTTCTAAGACATATGCTTGGCTACTCTAAAAAAAATGGATGTAAGGTAGACaactttttttgaaaagttaGTGTTTTAACTCGTTTAATATCTCTGCTTTAGTTTTATTTCACTGTCATATTATATTTCTGTTTTTTTCCTTATCACACTATCATTATAATTAATAGTTGTAGAGAAAGTGCAACATTAAACGGTGCAAACAAATACAGGCTAATTTTGGATATCAGTTGCACTCATACAAGATGACGTTAGCACGCACTAAAGTAACCTGAATCTTATTATATATAGCTCTAGCACTCAGTTTCTCTATCTCTCATTCACCACTATCACACTGtcttatgtgaaatttaagCCCATTTTCAGAGTTGGACGTTGGTGTGACCAGTGGTAGTGGTAACCTGTGACACTTACTAAAGATGAAGAAGATTGGCAATGTGGTGCAGGGTTTGAAGCCAATGATGCTAATGGTAGCAGTGCAGGTATCATATGTTGGGGCAAATGTACTGTACAAGCTGGCCATAAACGATGGCATGAGCTTGAGGGTGGTTATTGCCTACCGCTATGTATTCGCTACAGCTTCTATAGCTCCACTTGCGCTCATTCTTGAAAGGTTAATTCAATCTTCAATTAATAAGATTATTTGAGAAAAATCCTTTGAAGAGCGTGTCTTTTCATTGCTAGTTGTAGAAAAATGAGAAGCCATAGCAATATTAAAACACCCCATAACATAGATATATCCAGCTGATATGATTTTTGTCATCCATGAATGTTAACAGGAAGAAGAGGTCAAAGATGACTTGGAATGTGCTGTTTCAGTTATTTCTGTGCGCTTTATTTGGGTATGTATGTAGTGTCATGTTTATTGATATGCTCCTTTATTGTATATCATCATTTGATTGATGCTCTTCAATTTAGTTTGGAACGAATTTTGAAGCACCAGTACTTGCATTAATTTCTTTCACGTATCCTGTTATTCATTTGTGAATTATTCAACTCAATCTTTCTTCTTTCACTCGTACATATATTGCCACATATATTTGCAAAGTTTGAGTTAGATTTCTGTTCCAAAGTTCAAGCATACAACATCTAAACAAAACCATGTACTGATTAGATAAAGTAATATCTACAGATTTGATACATTCACACTCAGCTTCTCTTCTATCTCACTTCCACCCACTTTCTCTTCTTATCTCTTTATGTTTTTACTATCACATCACATATTATATGACTCATTGCTCTCTCTTgtattcctatctctctctggATGGGAGTGAAGTTGTGGTGTTAACTATGAAGTAAGAtcttagtttaatttttttaagattcTAGTTAAAATTTCCTATCACATCACATGTCATAAATCTAATTTTGGAGATCTCCATTAATCGCATTTAACTTTTTAATGCTAACTTCATAACATATCTTAAAGTACTAGGAGTCTGTTTGGACACAAACTGAAAAGCACATATTGGAACTTATCTACTAAAAAACACTAGATAAGCTCTGATAGCTGCTCTAATTTGGTCCACATCCAAAAGATCATAGATAAGACATGTTATCTATTACTTCGTTAAAGTGACACTGAGGTTaactttgatttgatttgatttgattatgcAGAGGAGTATTAACTCAAAATTTCTACTTAGAGTCCCTGGTTTTAACTTCGGTAACGTTTGCATCCGCCATGTCCAACCTTGGATCCGCTATAACCTTTATCATGGCCGCTTCCTTCGGGTAAATAACCATTGCTTTAATTTTACTTTACTAAAATTCTATTTTCAACTTCTTCTAATTCAAACTAATGCTCtcttatttaccaaaaaaaaaaaaaactaatgctCTCTTTTCCTCGGATTTGTCTATCAAGTGGAAAAATTAGATGGACTGCTAGTGTAATCCAGGTATCAAATGACTTTCAGAAAATTTTATAATACCCTTTTGGATCAATTTCTTTACCAAACAATTATAAGATCACAAAATTATTTGAATGGAAGTTTCAATAACAAAGTTTATGTCTTTTAACTTAGTGGAGTATTTTTTGTATGATTACTtacctcattttcatcctcTGACCCAACCATATTCATTTGTGTATCttgtacaaaaaaattcttcataTTAAAGAGAATATTCCTCATTTAACATGTCCTCAGATTGGAAAAAGTCAATTTGAAAACGGCAGCAGGTAAAGCTAAGATAGTGGGTACAGTAACTGGAATTACTGGGGCAATGGTACTGACTTTGGTTAAAGGCATGGAAATCAAAATGGGGTCCTCCCACGTACATCTTTTGCATCACCAAAACGGTGCGCACCCTCACGCTAATACCGGTGGTACCGGTAAGAACCTCTTGGGTGCTCTTTTCAACCTAGCCAGTAACATCGCTTTCTCATTGTGGCTCATAATTCAGGTCAGTTTAATCTTTTATTTTGTGATGAGTTAGTTCCTTTGTATTTTTTGTATGTATTGTTACTACAACGAGTAATAAccattgttttgttttatttgctTTTTAATTAATGTGTCTCAGAAAAAGATAACTGACAAGTACCAGAGTCATTACACAACCACCACGTTGATATCGTTTTGGGCATCAGTGATATCCATTGTGTTTGCTCTTTGCACTGAGAGGGATTGGAGTCAGTGGAGGCTGGGTTGGAATGTTAGATTATTAACTGTTGCTTATGCGGTATGCTATTCGcttaataattatattaatataatgCTGACTTTAAGCAATCATCATAATTATATATGAATTGTACTGGTGTAGGGTATAGTGGTTTCTGGACTGGTGGTGGTTGTACTTTCATGGTGTATCCAAATGAGAGGCCCGTTGTATGTATCTGTTTTCAATCCCCTGGGGCTTGTGATTTTGGCCTTCGCTTGTTCTCCGCTATTGAACGAGAACATATACCTTGGAAGGTACGTATTATTAGAAGTTAGTACATTTCTTATTCTGTTTTGCCAGCAGTTGTTAGTTTTACTCGTTCTGTTATTAGTTTCACAATTAGTCAAAGCAGttacttagcttagtgctataTATAGTTGAAGTGTACTATTGATTCATTCAGAATAAGAAATTACATTCTCAAACACTCTCTGTTCAATCTTCTGTTACGTATCTAGGTTTTTCTTGTTATTTTCACAATATAGTCTCATAGAGTACCATGCTTATGATGTTTTGTATTGCTTTTTATATATAGCTTAATTGTTCACATACAAGTATGTAGCTCTGAAATTTTAATCATTGGAGTTAATTTCAGCATTAATCCATTTAGTTTCAAGAATATTTGTTACTTAATTTCAGCATCATTGGAGCAGTGTTGATTGTCTGTGGCTTATATGCGGTTATATGGGGTAAAAGCAAAGAGATGAAGATAAGTCCATTGGTGTCTTCTAATGAATCGGATACGGTTGAAATAGTCTTGAGATCTACAGGACCAGAAGAGAAAAGCAACAAGAATATTGGTATACAAGTGATTAGGGATGATGAAGATTTACCAGCAGATGGACATGAAGAGCTAAGTACTGCACATGTCCACAATCAAGAAAAAGAATAAAGTCTTAGTAATATAGTGCCTGAATAATTCAACTCTCTAACTTCTGCTGATAGAGATTGATAGTGACACTCATTCGTGTATGTATGTACATGCATAAAGTCAAGTGGCTACTTCATCTATTTCCACCCATAAGGCATAAATATAGTTGGCATTTACTGATTCACCTGATTTCAGCAAGGAGTTAAAGCACATAATGAAAGTGGCCAAGAAATatccaaaaaaagaaattgGCCTAGTGTGTGTGTGGGTGTTAATACTACCAAATGAAGGAATATGCCCCATGATGCATTTTTagaaagcttagacagtataattAACAGTTGGAGTGTGATTGAGGATGAGGGGTGCAGTTCTCATCTTAGTTGTTAATTTCACTGTCCCTAAAATTTACTAATATATTTCTTAGTGGCATTTACTGTCTTGCATTCACATGCTTATATCACAATCAACATAGCTCCAACGGGAAGCATGTTTGGTGCAAGCACGAAAGCTAGGTAGTTTCAATAGTTATGACCAAATTTATCATGGAATCTGATCTTGCATGTCTAGTCTAGGTGTGTGCTAAACTGTCGTTTAACCAAATATGTATGTATATGTATTAAACCTGAATTTCCATTTTTAAGTTTTATGAAGTCTCATTATTATTTCACAAAGTTTATGAGTTCGGCATACTGGGAGATGTCTTAATCTTTCATATTGAattaaaatctaattaatagtaattataattttaattaagtattcaatcaaaagaagatctttatttttcaatatgTTCTTAATTTTCTACGTTCAATCAAAGATCAAATTAAATTTGATATTCATTAATAATCACGGGATTGTTTTTTACCCATAAgtgtaaaatttaaaaaattcctGAACTAACAATTTTTGAACATTGTTATTAAACTCGTGGTCGACTCACATCAATATACGGAGTTAATAAGTCATTGGTTAAATCAGTGaatcattgaatttttttttgcataatcTTTGGTCTTATCCTCAAAACTCTAAGCTTTCTCTATTCCATTGCCCTTCTATCCATTAACTATCTTTATCCCTCCTAAAAAGTAGTTGAATGCATGCTCATGAGAACCATATCTTGGGCTCTAGTTTGCTATTCCTGGTCCAACTCGCCCATTTGCATAAAGACCAAATGCATTTGAATTTGTTGACAAAACAAAAATGGGGTCAATTCTTAAATTTCTGTTTTACCAAAAATTCAAGCTCTTGGACCTCAAAGTCCTCTAATGCATCAATATAGTCCATTGGATTCCATTATAATTCATGCCCACGACCGTTAAGTACAATTGCAGCTGGATGATCCTTATAAATATTCTTTTTCGGATTAAATTTTAAACATCACTCCAACTGCAATGATTACCACACATTTATCAATGGTTTTTAGTTTTCCTTGGCTTAAATAAATAGATGCATGGTCAAATATTTGCATTCTTTCTATGCATGTACTAAACATGAGATGCTAAGTGAAGGCCTTAAATCTCATCAAGAAAATATTCATAATCTTCTTATTTGCTTTACCTTTCAATGCTTAACATTTAGTGGCTAAGCTTTATAGGACCATTCAGTAACTCAATACTATACTGATTTCTATTCAGAGCCTCCTGATGAATGAAGCTAAACTGAGTAATTCAAACACCTATCAATGAAATTTATGGTTAGCTTAAATTATCATTTTAATTGTATACTTCCTTTTTACCATTCAATGGTGTGATTGGCCTACTTGGTTTTTTCCTGTTCTGTAAACTGTAAACGCTTCTTATCCCTGCTTCACTTCATTAGCGGGAGGTAGGCTTGGAAGAATTCAGAGAAAGTGGAGTCTGAGTTTGAAGGCTTGGAAGAATTTGGTGGACATGTCATGCATGCTTGTGACTACAAATCTGGGGAGAGGTATAAGTGTCAGCGAGTTGATGTTGTACTGACTgattttttagtatttttcttcatttatatatctcctttttttaaaaagtatttATTATATATCTCCTTTGATTATGAATCATGCTCTTGTAGAATCTTTTAAAGATAATTGTTTGTTTGATGCATGTGTTAGCACATGATAATGTTCATTTTTTTcagtatttttctttctttttcagtttttaaacaAGAACCGGTTCTctcagaaaatattttcttaaattGGTTCGGTTCAGTATCAAAATGTTGAAACTGGTTCTGTTTTCCCAAACTGCTCTTTCGGTTCAGTTCAGCTctttgtttgaactttgaaccaTGAAAGTCCTAGTACTCAATCACTGTAGATTAGTTAGGAATTGATAAGAAAGAAATTAACATTTACACTTTAACTAGCAATCACTTGTGGTCCTGGGTTTTTGCTAGAAATTTTCTAGCAATACAGCCAGGAAAGGAAAAACGTTGACATAATTTTGCTATAACTTGGCTGCTAAATAGCTAACAAAATTAAATTTACTGCCCAAATATTTAACAGCCAATCAGCCACTTATTTCATGGTACCAACATTTTGGCAGCTAAACAGTAGTGTTTGTAGCCAAACACTTTTTGCTAAAATTTGTTTTAAGAATTTTTTGGTAGTTAATCTCCAACTTTCTTGTGGTGATTATTAGGTGCGAACTGCGAACAAATAAATATTGTGTTTGTATATCAATTGGCACATGTGCAAAGGCATGTTAGCACATAACTATGAATCTTCATTTACATTGTACCCAACTAGTATCCCAATACATATAAATTATAGAATTGTATATGagttgggttggatgaattttTAGGCTAATCATGATCCGAACTTATTAAAACTGTTTGGAGTGAGTTGAGTTTCGTGAAATTCACCTACGGACTcgaaccaacccaatccgacAATCTTCGGTTGGTTTTGATGGGTTGATTGAAtcgctatattaaaataataataaatctaaaaaacaagtacttcaagtctCCAACATGCAATTACATCATATGCTCATAATTACCGTCTACAGACATTcatacaacaacacataactaaaCAAATACTCTTAGTCTTTAAATATAACAAATAATTACAAACAAATTAGTCTTCAAGTCTCCTAAAAACCACTCTAGACTTTaagattgtgagtgaataaattAGGTTTTTCAGATTTTTCATTAAGTAGTAGgttaagtaaaaattaaaattattaaaaatatatattaaatagtatattattattatatgattgGATTTTGGGTTAGGTTGAATGGATTATTATGAAATCCGACATTCGATCTaaagatgattgaattgtaATAAAATATATCTGATAGATCCGTTTACCCAATTCAACCCGTATTTTTACCATTGAATTGAGTTGGGTTGGGCGGTTTTGTTGGGTTAACATGGCCATCTGTACCCCTAATAAATTCACTATTCTTTATAGTTTAATCTCAATGAATTTCCCAACTTTGAATCGGGACACACAGTGTTTACTgacttacctttttttttttgaaactttacggacttagagcaactccaatggGGGTTGCTTAACCTGGTTCCTTAAGTTAATCTGCGTTCCTTATTTTTCTCCCAATTGGAGCTTGCTGAGGTGGCGTTGCTAACAGCTCAAagctaagcaacgttgcttaaataagcaacgCTCCTTAACTTGTTGCAGCCATTAAAAAATTGCTTTTTCTCTTTCCAttcagcaacagcaacaacagaaTAATCGTTAAAAGAAGAGGGAAGAACAGATCAATGAACAAGCATATCAAACAATACAAGGAAACCCAGAAAAGAGATTTAAATTTCAGAAATTTCAACAACAATCCAAAATTTCAGAAATATATTACAGAAGGGGAAGGGAGATGAACACagattaaattaaaatacacattttttaaacaaatcaaaagaATTACACAAAAATGGAGAGGATCTCCTCTGAACCTATGAGCCTTTGAGCCTCTGATTCAGCTACCGCCGACCTTTGAGCCTTcgaattttaaatatatttatattgttataaatattaattaatatttaaatttaagtcATGCTTagttggaaataaaaaatataaacatatgAGGTACAGTGGGgtccaactaaaagtaaaataagcaaccaTGCACTGGAGTGAATTATGCATGGGTTGCTTATGAGTTGCTTAAATCTCATGTGGCAGTCTGGGCCCACCAGAATagcatttaagcaacccaatAAGCAAccatgcattggagatgctcttaccttaaagtattaaattattttgttttatgtGAACTTATGAACTTATAACGTGATGGAAGAATCCACTTTAAAAGTATCACTACTTGCACAAAAATAAATACCCTTGCATTTCCTCTATTGTAGTGCCTTATTATGATTCTAGCACTCCACTCAGTTTCTCTATCTCTCATTCACGATCACACAGTCTTCTTAAGTGAAACTTAAGCCCATATTCAGAGTGTGGTGACAGGTGAAACTGACTAAAGATGAAGAACATTGGCAATGTGATGCAGGGTTTGAAGCCAACCTTGCTAATGGTGGCGGTGCAGATAGTATTTGCTGGGGTGAATGTGCTCTACAAGCTCGCTGTAAATGATGGCATGAACTTGAGAGTGGTTATTGCCTACCGCTTTATATTCGCCACTGCTTTCATAGCTCCACTTGCTCTCATCCTTGAAAGGTTTGTTCCTTCTTCaattaataataatttcaaTTCATGATATAGATTCAACGGATATGCTTTATGTTGTACTCCATGAATGTTTGCAGGAAGAACAGGAGCAAGATGACATGGATGGTGCTGTTTCAGTCTTTTCTGTGTGGTTTATTTGGGTATGTAGAGTCATGTTTATTGATATGTTCCTTTATTATATATCACTTAATTGATGCTCCTTTCAATTTATTATGAACCAAATTTAGAAGCATCCATACCTGCATTAATTTCTTTCATGTAACCTGATATTCATTTCATTGATTTGATTATGCAGAGGAGCATTATCTCAAAACTTCTACTTAGAGTCTCTAGCTTTAACTTCGGTAACGTTTGCATCCGCCATGTCCAACCTTACACCAGCCATAACCTTTATCATGGCTGCTTGCTTCGGGTAAGTAAAGTGCTTTTACTTCATATTCATCAAAgagtttaaattttaattaatttctctATTTTCAACAGATTGGAAAGTTTAAATTTGAATACGGTAGCAGGGAAGGCTAAGATAGTGGGAACAATAATTGGAATTGGAGGGGCAATGGTACTGACTCTGGTTAAAGGCATGGAAATTAAAATTGGTTCCTTCCACCATGTACACCTTTTGCATCACCAAAACGGCGCGCATCCACACGGTACTAGCACCGGTAAGAACCTTTTGGGTGCTCTCTGCGCTCTA contains:
- the LOC130726433 gene encoding WAT1-related protein At1g68170-like, which codes for MKKIGNVVQGLKPMMLMVAVQVSYVGANVLYKLAINDGMSLRVVIAYRYVFATASIAPLALILERKKRSKMTWNVLFQLFLCALFGGVLTQNFYLESLVLTSVTFASAMSNLGSAITFIMAASFGLEKVNLKTAAGKAKIVGTVTGITGAMVLTLVKGMEIKMGSSHVHLLHHQNGAHPHANTGGTGKNLLGALFNLASNIAFSLWLIIQKKITDKYQSHYTTTTLISFWASVISIVFALCTERDWSQWRLGWNVRLLTVAYAGIVVSGLVVVVLSWCIQMRGPLYVSVFNPLGLVILAFACSPLLNENIYLGSIIGAVLIVCGLYAVIWGKSKEMKISPLVSSNESDTVEIVLRSTGPEEKSNKNIGIQVIRDDEDLPADGHEELSTAHVHNQEKE
- the LOC130722396 gene encoding WAT1-related protein At1g68170-like, translating into MKNIGNVMQGLKPTLLMVAVQIVFAGVNVLYKLAVNDGMNLRVVIAYRFIFATAFIAPLALILERKNRSKMTWMVLFQSFLCGLFGGALSQNFYLESLALTSVTFASAMSNLTPAITFIMAACFGLESLNLNTVAGKAKIVGTIIGIGGAMVLTLVKGMEIKIGSFHHVHLLHHQNGAHPHGTSTGKNLLGALCALAGSISYALWLIIQKKMTQSYQNHYTSTALMSFWASVLSIVFALCIERDLSQWRLGWNIRLLTVVYAGTLVSGLVVVVMSWCVQMRGPLFVSIFSPLVLVILAFVCSPLLNENLYLGSIIGAVLIVCGLYAVIWGKSKEMKMTPLVSSNESDAVEIVLRCKGSQSEEKSNNNGIV